GAAGGAATAATTCGAGAAAGATCAAACTCGGGGATACCTGACGCACCTGGTCGCATCACCTCATGTAGATCTGAATCATTAAAGACACCGGGCATGTTATTAAACTCCTGGCCTCCTGGAGTGTTAGGTTTGCACATAACCGGCTCTCCACCAGGCCCGTGAGGCATACTGCCCATCCTGCCAAGTGGGCCTCCTTCTCCCTGGAAACCTATCCCATGTGGGAAACCGCTCTGGGGCCCAGGACCGTTGTGAGGGAAGGGGATCTGCTGCGGCGGCGACTGCCCTGGGGGGAAGCCCTGCCCTCGATGAGGAAGACCCATGCGTCCCTGTGACATCATCTGGTTGTTGCCCATGCCAGGATCTTGGGAAATAGGGTTCATCATCATACCATGAGGCATCATGCCTGGGCCCATAGGTCCACCATGAGGAGGCATATTTGGGCCCATGGGGTTAGGCGAGGGCATCTGGTTTGGCATACCATGTGAAAGTGGCTGGGAGCCCATAGTGTTCATTCCCATCGGGCTGAGGGAAGGCATGGGGCCAGAAGAGTTGGGCGTCATCATTCGAGGATGTCCTGGGTGATGGTTTGCAACCATTCCTGCAAATGGATAATAAAAGATATTGTGCTTTTCAGCAAATGATCTaggaaattacatttttttattcctaTGCAAACCATCTCTTACCAGACATGCTGTTGTTCATAGATGGCAGGTTGGGAGATCGAGCAGGCGGCGAGTCATCATCGGAGCTGGCCACAGTTTTGATTGCATCATGGTAGAGGGGTGTAGAGCTTGGCATGGCAAACTTGGACATGCGGGACATCATGATGGAAAGTGGATTTTGGGATAGCGTTGGCTCTGGGGGCATGTTGTAGGGACTACTGGATGGAAGACTTCCTGGAACGTTGATGGAACCTGGTTGATTGGACGAATTACTGGATGGAGGAGCTGAAGGAGGATTACCACCTGGGAGGGGAAGTACAAGAAAGAAGACATAAGAAAGGAGGAGAGGAGTGAAGACCAGCATTTACCAATGACCGTTGGCAGCTCAAGGGctgcacaaacacaataaaaaaaattaattgtaacCAAATAAAAAGCAACAGCCAATAGCTTATAGTTTTAGGCCACTAAACAAAGACTGCATCCACATCTAtgtgaacaaaaaaatacagagattgTTTTTCGTTTTACCTTGATCTACACCGCCCATCATATTTGGTGATGTCATACTAAGGGAAGGCTTGTTCTGAGGAATTCCTGGGCTTTGCATGGGTGGCTTGGGCGATGACGTCCAGCCTGGGGAGGGAGCAGGAAGCGAAGGAGACTTCATATGGACGGGTGATGCTCCTGCTGACCCCATCATGGGAGGAGACTTAATGGCTGCAGCTGCTGCTACTGCTGCAGCTGATGGCCCACTAAGCATGCCAGCCAGCTGGGATGGTGTCTGGGGAGACTTGAGGTTACCTGATGGTGAGCCCAGCATGGGTGACTGGACCTGCCGCAGTGTTGGCGACTTTAGTGGGTTGACATTCGGCGAGTTAGCGGGGCCAGACTGGACACTTAAGTCAGAGGGTTTACGACCTATATTTCTCTGGCCAGGTGGAGGCCCTGAGCTGTTGGGACCCTGATTGGGTGGTAAAGGAGGCATGTGACTGAGGCGACCATTCCCCCCAACATGACCTCTTTGGTCAGGGCCAAATGGGGGCTCGCCTCTGGGGCCCCTTTGATTACCAGGGCCTTGAGGACCCATGCCAGGAAACTGTCTATTGGGTCCCATGTTGAGGTCACCTGTGTGGGGCTGGTCAGGGAAAGGTGGCCCTTGCATCATTCTTTGCGGAGGTACCACATTCTCAGGCATTGGTAAACCACCTTGCCTCATCTTCATAATTTCCTCTGGACTAAGATTCATTTGTGGATCTCTCATTTTAGGAGGCATCATCTGAGGATTAGGCCCCATGTTCACATTGAGATTTCCAGGTCCCATGCCAAATTCACCCATGTCACGGCCGAGACCCTTTACAAACTCCATTCTCGATGAGGGGCTCATGGGACCATCACCAGGCATTCTTGGAAACATCATGCCACCCCCGTTTCCAGGCTCCATGGGTCTTTGGTTACCCATCATTCGGTTCATCTCCATCATCATGCCAGGTGGAAGCCCCATGCCTTGTTTATCACCCATACCTTGATGAAACATAGCCTCCTGTACAGACTGAGGATTGGGGAATCTTTCCACACGTCCACCTGGACCTACAAACATTCCCTGGCCAGGTGGAAACCCCCTCCCATCCCCCATCTTGGGCATATCGTCAGGCCAGTTCATTCCTTGTCTGGGCATGGCATTAGGCCCTCCTTCCATTTCAGGGTTCATCATTCCTGGGAAGCCAGGCATCCTCTGCATGTGTGGATGCATGCCTCTGGGGCCCATGCTCATCTGGTCAGGGAATGGTTCAGGCCCACCAGGGCCCCACACCTCTCCAGGATTCATCTGGTAGGGTGGCGGTGGGCCTCGCATCATCCCTCTAGGTCCACCCTGGTGAAGCATCATTTCTCCCATTGGTCTATGCTGCATGTGTTCCTGTTTGCGCTTTTTCTCCTCATAGAACTCCTGCTGCAGTTTTAGCCAGGCTATCTGCTCTGGTGTCATGTGGTCTCCATGCTCTCCACCAGGGCCTGGGTGCGAGTTCATAGGCCCTGGACCCTGAGGACCAGGTCCAAGGTCATCTGGGGAAAAGGGCATGTCTCTAGGACCTGGCGGACCAAAGGGGGGTCCATCAGGACGTGGCCCTCCTGGGCCACCAGGTTTCCCAAGACTTTGTGACTGGGCCATCATGGCTTGAAGAGGTCCTTGTTCTAGTTTCTTGGACATTCCTTCTATCATTGCAGCATTGGGTGGAAGTCCACCCATGTTTCCTTGGCCCATGGAAGCCATGTCTTTGTCATCTGGGAAGAGCATGCGCTGTATATCACGCAGAGTCTGTAAGGAGCGCTCCCGATGCTCTAGTTGCTCTTGAGAAAGACCCTCAGAGTTGTCCCCCATGCTAGACATGATCTCATGAGCCAGCTGCTGGTGGTGTTGAGCTGTAAGCTTAGCATCTGCTCCCTTCGGCAGATCTAGGGATGGGAAGCTCTGTTGAGGGCCTGCGTTGGGAGGCTGGTTAGAGGCCTGACTACCAGGTGTACCAGCAGAATTGCTACCATCTTGGGATCCGGCACCATCTTGCGGGCTACTGCTAGGGAGGCTCTTAGAGTCCATACCCCCTGAAGGTGCGCTGTCTGAAGGAAGGCTAGATGGTTTGGCCCCCTGATTTGACTGCTGAGGTTGGGTGGGTTGCGCTTGAGGTTGTTGCTGCTGGCCTGACTGCGCTACTTTAGAGGCTGCTTGGTGGTTCTGGTCACTGGAGTGAGATGAGGGCTGTTGCTGGGAGGATACTCCCTGCTGTTTTGTGTCGTTTCTTAAGGAGCCAATCTGATTGTTCTGAAACGAAATAAAAATAGGTTACTTTTATGCAAATTGACATTAAGTTGCACTCACCAAATGTAgcgctttctttttttcttaccAGAGGTGGCTGGGGCTTTCCACCCTTGCCGTTAGAGATATTATTCATGTGATAATTAATTATGTTGTCTACATGCCCTGT
This sequence is a window from Triplophysa rosa linkage group LG4, Trosa_1v2, whole genome shotgun sequence. Protein-coding genes within it:
- the bcl9 gene encoding B-cell CLL/lymphoma 9 protein, which translates into the protein MLEVQEERPTAAGTATASATTAATGTAGNASGRKERAKERQEEGRDCSSPVATPNAGPRSARAKTTPTTTHTHSHRHTPSPHQHSTAPASVAPGLTSMHSSNPKVRNSPSANTQSSPKSKQEAMVRSPPVMSPSSAAQMDSKLPNQGKQGGAGSQSQPSPCDPKSQSGSHTPKVPQGPIGSMGLKNGQGLSSGNGAKGKIKRERSNSVESFEQRDTGTPSNEGDQKELGSRAKRLCVGERRLPYSGADWCSGGESDEDDTGFFNCNSTDIKPDPGSLSASTPTHNTVGGQSAASELGSGQKPGSKVVYVFTTEMANKAADAVITGHVDNIINYHMNNISNGKGGKPQPPLNNQIGSLRNDTKQQGVSSQQQPSSHSSDQNHQAASKVAQSGQQQQPQAQPTQPQQSNQGAKPSSLPSDSAPSGGMDSKSLPSSSPQDGAGSQDGSNSAGTPGSQASNQPPNAGPQQSFPSLDLPKGADAKLTAQHHQQLAHEIMSSMGDNSEGLSQEQLEHRERSLQTLRDIQRMLFPDDKDMASMGQGNMGGLPPNAAMIEGMSKKLEQGPLQAMMAQSQSLGKPGGPGGPRPDGPPFGPPGPRDMPFSPDDLGPGPQGPGPMNSHPGPGGEHGDHMTPEQIAWLKLQQEFYEEKKRKQEHMQHRPMGEMMLHQGGPRGMMRGPPPPYQMNPGEVWGPGGPEPFPDQMSMGPRGMHPHMQRMPGFPGMMNPEMEGGPNAMPRQGMNWPDDMPKMGDGRGFPPGQGMFVGPGGRVERFPNPQSVQEAMFHQGMGDKQGMGLPPGMMMEMNRMMGNQRPMEPGNGGGMMFPRMPGDGPMSPSSRMEFVKGLGRDMGEFGMGPGNLNVNMGPNPQMMPPKMRDPQMNLSPEEIMKMRQGGLPMPENVVPPQRMMQGPPFPDQPHTGDLNMGPNRQFPGMGPQGPGNQRGPRGEPPFGPDQRGHVGGNGRLSHMPPLPPNQGPNSSGPPPGQRNIGRKPSDLSVQSGPANSPNVNPLKSPTLRQVQSPMLGSPSGNLKSPQTPSQLAGMLSGPSAAAVAAAAAIKSPPMMGSAGASPVHMKSPSLPAPSPGWTSSPKPPMQSPGIPQNKPSLSMTSPNMMGGVDQGGNPPSAPPSSNSSNQPGSINVPGSLPSSSPYNMPPEPTLSQNPLSIMMSRMSKFAMPSSTPLYHDAIKTVASSDDDSPPARSPNLPSMNNSMSGMVANHHPGHPRMMTPNSSGPMPSLSPMGMNTMGSQPLSHGMPNQMPSPNPMGPNMPPHGGPMGPGMMPHGMMMNPISQDPGMGNNQMMSQGRMGLPHRGQGFPPGQSPPQQIPFPHNGPGPQSGFPHGIGFQGEGGPLGRMGSMPHGPGGEPVMCKPNTPGGQEFNNMPGVFNDSDLHEVMRPGASGIPEFDLSRIIPSEKPSQTLSYFPRGGDAPIGKPPHPSVPPGFPQMQGIMGEGNPRMGHPMQGMGGPPGPGHMGPQDMPMGNPGHNLMRPPGFMSQGMMGPQHRMLSPGQQPGMMGGPGMMQGKERPMYNHPGPVGSPNMMMSLQGMSGPQQTMMMPSQMRPRGMAADMGMGFNPGPGNPGNIMF